Genomic segment of Cydia fagiglandana chromosome 16, ilCydFagi1.1, whole genome shotgun sequence:
AGTGCTGCACTGATCCGTCAAAAAAGTGTTGCCCGTACGATTATGATGTGAATAAATGTGAAAGCATAGACAGCAGGAAGCTGTGTGGATATAACAAGAATCAGAAGAAACCTGATAGGGTTCCAGTTCACGTTACCAAGATGGGTCTGGATTGTAGAATTGTAGAGGAACGCGTTGAGTGTGGATATGAGAAAGGAACTGACATTCCGAATACGGAATCTAATACTAAACCTCAATAAATTTCGTATCTGTAGAAATAGTCACACCtggacgcttttctgtttcgccctatggttgactggtagaggatGTCTATagcggcattaagtccgcctgttgtactttttgtatgtgcaataaagtttaaaaataaataaatatatagtcACTATATTCAGTGCTGTAACTAAAAATTgcagaaaatattataatatttataaccaTTAAAAACTGC
This window contains:
- the LOC134672304 gene encoding uncharacterized protein LOC134672304, whose translation is MTSISIFMMSVALTYSAPFQNSTVSLNSTTSSTLNDSTTADKPILRNLEDNTPGKCCTDPSKKCCPYDYDVNKCESIDSRKLCGYNKNQKKPDRVPVHVTKMGLDCRIVEERVECGYEKGTDIPNTESNTKPQ